Proteins encoded together in one Hevea brasiliensis isolate MT/VB/25A 57/8 chromosome 16, ASM3005281v1, whole genome shotgun sequence window:
- the LOC110641710 gene encoding uncharacterized protein LOC110641710 isoform X1 — protein sequence MLINCIYGLVLMMTMIVTSSNTWRLTRGQEVFSVFPSLAFPFLSTIRKRIERVGVCKANMSVQNSKKANLTAAKRERILLPICDDGYRISEFLSHPFGIQAMLNTKTLQSFESIDANTYRCFLPKLQLLNFEAAPVLDLRVIPTEEDCTVEMLSCKFEGSEIMERQNDHFSAFMVNRVTWNTTDSEPFLEADMKLNLTLEIYTEPFTLLPTYAVEGPGNFGNALNYRMMQALVDRLVTLLLQQLLQEYDKWENQQCENVPRISS from the exons ATGCTTATCAACTGCATTTATGGTTTGGTTTTGATGATGACGATGATAGTGACGAgcagtaacacatggagattaacAAGAGGGCAAGAAGTCTTCTCTGTATTCCCATCATTGGCCTTCCCATTCCTCTCCACTATCAG GAAGAGGATTGAAAGAGTCGGGGTATGCAAAGCGAATATGTCAGTGCAAAACTCAAAGAAAGCAAATTTGACTGCTGCGAAAAGGGAAAGAATTCTGCTGCCAATTTGCGATGATGGCTATCGTATCAGTGAATTTCTTAGTCACCCCTTTGGAATTCAAGCTATGTTAAACACTAAGACGCTGCAAAGTTTTGAATCCATTGATGCCAACACATACAGGTGCTTTTTGCCAAAGCTTCAACTGCTGAACTTTGAAGCAGCTCCTGTGCTGGACTTGCGAGTAATCCCAACAGAAGAAGATTGTACAGTTGAGATGCTCTCTTGCAAG TTTGAAGGTTCAGAGATCATGGAGCGccaaaatgaccatttttcag CTTTCATGGTGAATCGTGTGACATGGAACACAACTGATTCTGAACCCTTTTTAGAGGCTGATATGAAGTTGAATCTCACCCTTGAG ATTTATACAGAACCATTTACTTTACTGCCAACATATGCTGTTGAGGGTCCTGGGAATTT TGGAAATGCATTGAACTACAGAATGATGCAAGCTCTAGTGGATAGGCTCGTAACATTGCTTCTGCAGCAACTACTGCAAGAATATGACAAGTGGGAAAATCAACAGTGTGAAAATGTTCCAAGAATTTCTTCCTGA
- the LOC110641710 gene encoding uncharacterized protein LOC110641710 isoform X2 encodes MLINCIYGLVLMMTMIVTSSNTWRLTRGQEVFSVFPSLAFPFLSTIRKRIERVGVCKANMSVQNSKKANLTAAKRERILLPICDDGYRISEFLSHPFGIQAMLNTKTLQSFESIDANTYRCFLPKLQLLNFEAAPVLDLRVIPTEEDCTVEMLSCKFEGSEIMERQNDHFSAFMVNRVTWNTTDSEPFLEADMKLNLTLEIYTEPFTLLPTYAVEGPGNLMMQALVDRLVTLLLQQLLQEYDKWENQQCENVPRISS; translated from the exons ATGCTTATCAACTGCATTTATGGTTTGGTTTTGATGATGACGATGATAGTGACGAgcagtaacacatggagattaacAAGAGGGCAAGAAGTCTTCTCTGTATTCCCATCATTGGCCTTCCCATTCCTCTCCACTATCAG GAAGAGGATTGAAAGAGTCGGGGTATGCAAAGCGAATATGTCAGTGCAAAACTCAAAGAAAGCAAATTTGACTGCTGCGAAAAGGGAAAGAATTCTGCTGCCAATTTGCGATGATGGCTATCGTATCAGTGAATTTCTTAGTCACCCCTTTGGAATTCAAGCTATGTTAAACACTAAGACGCTGCAAAGTTTTGAATCCATTGATGCCAACACATACAGGTGCTTTTTGCCAAAGCTTCAACTGCTGAACTTTGAAGCAGCTCCTGTGCTGGACTTGCGAGTAATCCCAACAGAAGAAGATTGTACAGTTGAGATGCTCTCTTGCAAG TTTGAAGGTTCAGAGATCATGGAGCGccaaaatgaccatttttcag CTTTCATGGTGAATCGTGTGACATGGAACACAACTGATTCTGAACCCTTTTTAGAGGCTGATATGAAGTTGAATCTCACCCTTGAG ATTTATACAGAACCATTTACTTTACTGCCAACATATGCTGTTGAGGGTCCTGGGAATTT AATGATGCAAGCTCTAGTGGATAGGCTCGTAACATTGCTTCTGCAGCAACTACTGCAAGAATATGACAAGTGGGAAAATCAACAGTGTGAAAATGTTCCAAGAATTTCTTCCTGA
- the LOC110641738 gene encoding uncharacterized protein LOC110641738 yields the protein MAKQMILCLISIPLFSRALLPPPAVYLTPRAQRSLATATATATANSISKNDRMIKKKTKKQKSEEKKKAELLAVKRKKEKRRTRSEKEFGSTTSFEFDNNENHIPVLLGEVVDVFSSLNLRSFVDCTLGAAGHSSAIIQAHPELENYVGMDVDPVAHAKARAHIDALLHSHFHLKANTFLRNFKHIKSLLAEADPSLLHSGVDAILMDLGMSSMQVNNPERGFSVLANGPLDMRMDPQVTLKAEDILNCWPDTEVGRVLREYGEESNWRLLQNKIVQARLHGGLHSTGDLVDLIRNVTHGMRGGRQGWIKTATRVFQALRIAVNDELNTLEKSLNACFECLAPGGRLAVISFHSLEDRIVKQTFLNIIETDRGDGDVDVEERGGREIRKTEDESDAKEMWIRSMVHGRNGTILTKRPITPSEEEEKLNSRSRSAKLRVIERV from the exons ATGGCGAAGCAAATGATACTGTGTTTGATATCAATCCCACTCTTTTCTAGAGCGCTTCTTCCTCCTCCTGCCGTTTACCTTACACCTAGAGCCCAGAGAAGCTTAGCCACTGCCACTGCCACTGCCACTGCTAATAGTATTAGCAAAAATGATCGTATGATCAAGAAGAAGACGAAGAAGCAGAAGAGCGAGGAAAAGAAGAAAGCAGAGTTGCTGGCAGTAAAGAGGAAGAAGGAGAAGAGGAGAACTCGTTCTGAGAAAGAATTTGGCTCCACCACTTCCTTCGAGTTTGACAATAATGAAAATCATATCCCTGTTTTGCTTGGTGAAGTTGTTGACGTTTTTTCTTCACTAAACCTCCGCTCTTTCGTGGATTGTACTCTTGGCGCTGCCGGCCATTCCTCCGCC ATAATCCAGGCTCATCCTGAGTTGGAAAATTATGTGGGGATGGATGTTGATCCAGTTGCACATGCCAAGGCTCGAGCTCACATTGATGCTCTTTTGCATTCTCATTTTCACTTGAAAGCAAACACATTTCTCAGGAATTTCAAGCATATTAAGTCTTTACTTGCCGAGGCTGATCCAAGCCTTTTGCATTCTGGAGTTGATGCCATCTTAATGGACCTTGGAATGTCATCCATGCAG GTCAACAATCCTGAAAGAGGGTTCAGTGTTCTTGCTAATGGACCTCTTGACATGCGTATGGATCCTCAG GTGACTCTGAAAGCAGAAGACATATTAAATTGCTGGCCTGATACTGAAGTGGGCCGAGTCCTAAGGGAATATGGGGAAGAAAGCAATTGGCGTTTGCTTCAGAATAAGATTGTTCAGGCTCGGCTACATGGTGGTTTGCATTCCACTGGCGATCTGGTAGATCTTATTCGCAATGTGACTCATGGGATGAGAG GAGGGAGGCAAGGTTGGATAAAGACAGCAACACGGGTGTTTCAAGCTCTGAGGATAGCTGTTAATGATGAACTCAACACACTGGAAAAATCTCTTAATGCTTGTTTCGAGTGCCTTGCACCTGGGGGAAGGCTTGCTGTGATCTCTTTCCACAGTTTGGAAGATAGAATTGTGAAACAAACGTTTCTTAACATCATTGAAACCGATAGAGGAGATGGAGATGTGGATGTTGAAGAGAGAGGTGGAAGAGAGATAAGAAAGACGGAAGATGAGAGTGATGCAAAGGAAATGTGGATTAGATCAATGGTACATGGGAGGAACGGAACTATCCTGACCAAGAGACCCATAACCCCATCAGAAGAGGAAGAAAAATTGAATAGCCGGAGCAGAAGTGCCAAACTCCGGGTGATTGAGAGAGTTTAA
- the LOC110641748 gene encoding guanine nucleotide-binding protein subunit gamma 2 — protein sequence METDSTPMDDSLPSPGEPRREDQHRTPSPSTLLPKTQPNGFYGKHRLAAAISNLQNQINYLQEELDQLEEIGEASIVCKELISSVESIPDPLLPLSKGPTNINWDRWFKGAQNSRKRWI from the exons ATGGAAACAGATTCAACACCAATGGATGATTCACTGCCGTCGCCAGGAGAACCAAGGCGGGAAGATCAGCACCGGACACCATCACCATCAACTCTTCTTCCTAAAACACAGCCTAACGGTTTCTATGGGAAGCATCGACTGGCAGCTgcaatctctaatctccaaaacCAAATCAATTATCTCCAG GAGGAGCTTGACCAACTTGAGGAGATAGGTGAAGCCTCCATCGTTTGTAAAGA GCTCATTTCAAGTGTTGAATCCATTCCGGATCCATTGCTTCCACT GAGCAAAGGACCCACCAATATTAACTGGGATCGGTGGTTCAAGGGAGCTCAGAACTCACGAAAACGCTGGATCTAA